Genomic DNA from Candidatus Afararchaeum irisae:
CGTGACATACTCTTCGTAATAATCGAGGAGGAGCCCAACGCGAATCCGGTCGAAATAACAGACGAACTCGGTATAGCGAGGAGCACGCTCGAGTGGCACCTCGACAGTCTCGTCGAGAGAGACATAGTCGAGAAGAACAGGGAGATAGGCGGCGGCGTCGGTCTGAGTCTGTCACATCCCGAGAGAACCCACGAGCTTCTAGAGGAGGTCTCGCCGTCTCTGAGCGACAGACTCACTGACAGGTTCATACGTGCTTTCGACCAGATCTGATTTCTGTGTAACTATGAATGACCGGAATTTATATGGTCTCTTCCGACACGAGTAGTAAAGGATGCGCCAGCTGTTGTGGTGGATTATCGGCGGGTCGCGGGGAGGTAGGAACCGTCTGCGCATCATACGTGCCTTACACGACCAGCCGATGAACACCAACCAGCTGTCGAACGAACTCGACCTTGACTACAAGACGGTACAGCACCATCTTGAGATGCTTGAGGAAAACGACATACTGACTACTCAAGGGGGCAACTACGGCAAGATGTACTTTCTGACCGACAGGATGAGACAGAACCTAGACATACTCGACGAGGTGGCTCGTCAGGCTGACCTCGAAAACGTAGATGTAGATGTAGATGTAGGTGATCAGGATGACTGACGACGAAGCTACGGACGCTGAGAACCAC
This window encodes:
- a CDS encoding winged helix-turn-helix domain-containing protein, coding for MRQLLWWIIGGSRGGRNRLRIIRALHDQPMNTNQLSNELDLDYKTVQHHLEMLEENDILTTQGGNYGKMYFLTDRMRQNLDILDEVARQADLENVDVDVDVGDQDD
- a CDS encoding ArsR family transcriptional regulator; its protein translation is MTSTRSSIQSHIAENPGVYFSQIVRSLDLAPGQVQHHLRSLRDDDDVIEDSIRGYTHYYPETYDGWERETLAFLRRETVRDILFVIIEEEPNANPVEITDELGIARSTLEWHLDSLVERDIVEKNREIGGGVGLSLSHPERTHELLEEVSPSLSDRLTDRFIRAFDQI